The following coding sequences lie in one Terriglobia bacterium genomic window:
- a CDS encoding SDR family NAD(P)-dependent oxidoreductase: MENNVHRAMAIVGVGAVLPDAPNAAAFWENVKNGRYSIAEVPPERWDPALYYDADPAAPDKTYSKIGGWVREHVWDPMKWHLPIPPRVSAAMDETQQWAIECTREALEDYGYPKRPLNLERTAVILGNAMGGEKHYFTVMRALFPEFARELAEGASFAALPEPVRNTILDEVHGRMNHLCPEITEDTMPGELSNCVAGRIANLFNFRGPNYVVDAACASAMAALSAAVEGLAEHDFDVAITGGIDRNMGPSTFVKFCKIGALSGTGSRPYAEGADGFVMGEGAVVFVIKRLADAERDGDKIYAVLRGVGGSSDGKGKGITAPNPVGQRLAMQRGWENAGLSPTPGTLIEGHGTSTRAGDLAELQSLLDVLSDLHLPTHSVALGSVKSNIGHLKSAAGAAGLLKAALAIHDKVLPPSVHYERPNPGIDLAHSPVYVNTELKPWTMAADGVRRAGVSAFGFGGTNFHCVLEEHIPHKLTGNGKRSVAVSNIGPVTAEGGAMNTSGVSQTSHAELSDKAPLRGALVIGADSDAALADRLRPVQKAAAAGRAPAWLAPAESDLRAPERLAIDYTDAADLAEKSSKALQALAANQPAVWKALRAQGIFRGHGPAPKVAFLYTGQGSQYVNMLKPLRAVEPIVADTFAEADRIMTPLLGKPLSEFIFVESTDADAVAKAEADLMQTAITQPAVLATDLALTRLLAAYGIRPDMTMGHSLGEYGALVAAGALPLAGALEAVSARGREMTRVAFGDNGKMAAVFAPISEIERILKSVDGYVVIANINSDRQGVIGGASKAVEQAMELLLKAGYEVTPLTVSHAFHTSIVAPASEPLRQALARLGLQSPQLPIVANVNGEFYPTGPDVVPQMLDILARQVAAPVQFVKGLRTLYDAGARVFVETGPKKALQGFAEDVLGGRGDVVSLFTNHPKVGDVASFNQALCGLYAAGLGHGRAEQAAATPQRAIAPAEKRAESLPVVAAAPKAPTATSAPAADDRYIALGRIFAEAVERGLQLYQGQKSTVDVRPIAITGAALGLPGTEHIFDDANIGRILRGEQFIDAIPARFRRAMLDKHITRLVKNENGGPTFDTITDLADVIKLAGRGGVFDLESEFGVSAERIAALDRVTRLAIGAGIDALRDAGIPLVMRYKKTSKGTQLPDRWGLPEVMRDDTGVIFASAFPGMDSLIGEVTHCCADQARREQLELLERLRTRAVEANGHASSLRQEIERRMEELRAVIEKEPYQFDRRFLFRTLSMGHSQFAEFIGARGPNTQINAACASTTQAISLAEDWIRAGRCRRVIVVSADDVTSDNMLEWFGAGFLASGAAATDEIVEEAAIPFDRRRHGMLIGMGAAALVVESAEGARERGIQPICEVLSAVTANSAFHGTRLDVQHIAQVMEKLVVRAESQSAIQRHQIAAKTVFVSHETYTPARGGSASAEIHALRRVFGDAADQIVIANTKGFTGHAMGTGIEDVVAIKALETGCVPPVANFREIDPELGRLNLSKGGAYPVEYALRLAAGFGSQISMTLTRWVATADGVHRSPNALGYAYRIVDPNAWNAWLTRIVGHSAADLEVVHRTLRVRDEAQAARDAESAQQSKPAPAPVMQSAPPIPAEQQRPATPRTAVAAPAKPVAAAATAIAATKVEVVKVAAAAPSVSAPAKVAAAAPPPFAPPQPAAGGDAVKERILALVAEKTGYPVDMLDLDLDLEADLGVDTVKQAEVFAAIREAYGIVRDDKIKLRDFPTLAHVIRFVYERRPELAPTAAAIKIKEEVKAPIAIAAPTTAVADDAVKERILALVVEKTGYPKDMLDLDLDLEADLGVDTVKQAEMFAAIREIYNIPRDQNLKLRDFPTLKHVMQFVYDKRPDLAAPPAPTRAADKEPAAIALAAPTTPAADDAVKERILALVVEKTGYPKDMLDMDLDLEADLGVDTVKQAEMFAAIREIYNIPRDQNLKLRDFPTLKHVMQFVYDRRPDLAAPAPPVTVAEKQPEPIKPTVEPAATAEDPIADAVLQIVAEKTGYPKDMLDLDLDLEADLGIDTVKQAEMFAAIRELYKIPRDPNLKLRDFPTLAQVIKFAHDRQPAAAAPTATPPAAPVDQHGPAEETPKARPAVASFDAANLIPRRVPTPVVRPTLDICKPTGVALNHGERVIVMPDKGGVASALAQLLQGMGVEVLQLDRELSADALSEYLNRCLAAGPVHGVFWLPALDDEGNHREMDLKSWREAVRIRLKSFYVAMRRLYDQIAAPGTFLVSATRLGGQHGYDPAGAAAPLGGAVAGFSKAYKRERIDALVKAVDFESRRGAFQIAETLIEEALRDPGAVEIGYKEGLRWAVGLREEPAADGQPGLTLDKDTVFLITGAAGSIVSAITTDLAAASGGTFYLLDLVPEPDSNDPDLKLFVSDKDALKRALFARIQQRGERATPALVEKELAALERAQAAASAIAAVQAAGGTARYFSVNLTDPDAVAKVVDQVRARSGRIDVMLHAAGIERSHLLPDKTPSEFDLVFDVKTIGWFNLLRAIGDMPLGATVAFSSVAGRFGNAGQTDYSSANDLLCKLTSNLRTTRPRTRGIVLDWSAWGGIGMATRGSIPKMMELAGIDMIPPEAGIPMIRRELTAGATRGEIVVGQRLGILTNEWDVAGGLETTAASRTNRLQGPMIGKVTGAGLHSAGLLIEATLDPKIQPFLYDHQIEGTPVLPGVMGVEAFVEAALWMLPGWHAEAIEDVNFLAPHKFYRSEPRTLTTEATFYAQGDSILADCRLIGRRSLPNQKDPQVTTHFTGRVRLTRKPPQAVTVVAPGAPPGKTIEAADIYRIYFHGPAYQVIGRAWRDGKRMIGQLAKGLPCNHQPSEWPAVSAPRLLELCFQTAGLLEMTGEGRFGLPQHVDRVCVCSAPGLADAQLYAVVTPSAGGRFDAEVVDERGTRYVQLSGYHTVALANKIEGEALKALQAVA; this comes from the coding sequence ATGGAAAACAACGTTCATCGCGCGATGGCAATTGTGGGCGTGGGTGCGGTCCTGCCCGACGCCCCGAACGCGGCAGCTTTCTGGGAAAACGTGAAGAACGGCCGCTACAGCATCGCCGAGGTCCCGCCGGAGAGATGGGACCCGGCACTCTACTACGATGCCGATCCCGCCGCGCCCGACAAGACGTATTCCAAGATCGGCGGCTGGGTGAGAGAGCACGTATGGGACCCGATGAAGTGGCACTTGCCGATTCCGCCACGGGTTTCCGCGGCCATGGACGAGACGCAGCAGTGGGCGATCGAATGCACGCGCGAAGCATTGGAGGATTATGGCTATCCCAAGCGGCCGCTGAACCTGGAGCGCACGGCGGTGATCCTGGGCAACGCCATGGGCGGAGAGAAACATTACTTCACGGTCATGCGTGCCCTGTTTCCCGAATTCGCGCGCGAGCTGGCGGAAGGCGCGAGTTTTGCCGCGCTGCCAGAGCCGGTGCGGAACACGATTCTCGACGAAGTGCACGGCCGCATGAACCATCTGTGTCCGGAAATCACCGAAGACACCATGCCGGGCGAGTTGTCCAACTGCGTTGCCGGGCGGATCGCAAACCTATTCAATTTTCGAGGTCCCAATTACGTGGTGGACGCTGCCTGTGCTTCGGCCATGGCGGCGCTGAGCGCGGCGGTTGAGGGACTGGCGGAACACGATTTTGATGTCGCAATCACTGGCGGCATTGACCGCAACATGGGCCCGTCAACCTTCGTGAAGTTCTGCAAGATCGGCGCGCTGTCGGGGACGGGATCGCGTCCCTATGCCGAGGGCGCGGATGGCTTTGTCATGGGCGAAGGCGCGGTGGTATTTGTGATCAAGCGCCTGGCCGATGCCGAGCGCGACGGCGACAAAATCTATGCGGTGCTGCGAGGGGTCGGCGGCTCCAGCGACGGCAAGGGAAAAGGCATTACGGCGCCGAACCCGGTGGGGCAGCGGCTGGCAATGCAGCGGGGATGGGAAAATGCCGGGCTGTCACCCACACCCGGGACGTTGATCGAAGGTCACGGCACGTCCACGCGCGCGGGTGACTTGGCGGAATTGCAAAGCCTGCTGGACGTGCTCAGCGATCTTCATCTTCCCACGCACTCCGTGGCGCTCGGCTCGGTGAAATCGAATATCGGGCACCTGAAGAGCGCGGCGGGGGCGGCCGGTTTGCTGAAAGCCGCCCTTGCGATACACGACAAGGTTTTGCCGCCCAGCGTGCACTACGAGCGTCCCAACCCCGGCATTGATCTTGCGCACTCGCCGGTTTACGTGAATACCGAGCTCAAGCCGTGGACGATGGCCGCCGATGGTGTGCGCCGCGCCGGCGTGAGCGCTTTTGGTTTTGGCGGCACCAACTTCCACTGCGTGCTGGAAGAGCACATTCCCCACAAGCTGACCGGCAATGGCAAGCGGTCGGTGGCAGTCAGCAACATAGGGCCGGTCACGGCGGAAGGCGGAGCCATGAATACGAGCGGTGTTTCCCAGACTTCCCATGCCGAGTTGTCGGACAAGGCGCCGTTACGCGGAGCGCTGGTCATCGGCGCTGACTCAGACGCCGCCCTTGCCGACCGTTTGCGGCCGGTGCAGAAGGCTGCGGCAGCGGGCCGCGCGCCGGCTTGGCTTGCTCCTGCGGAATCGGACCTGCGAGCGCCGGAACGCCTGGCGATTGACTACACCGACGCCGCCGATCTGGCGGAGAAATCGAGCAAGGCACTGCAGGCGCTGGCCGCAAATCAGCCGGCGGTCTGGAAAGCGTTGCGCGCGCAAGGAATCTTCCGCGGCCACGGCCCCGCGCCCAAGGTGGCGTTCCTCTATACCGGCCAGGGCTCGCAGTACGTCAACATGCTGAAGCCGCTGCGCGCCGTTGAGCCCATCGTGGCCGACACGTTCGCCGAGGCGGACCGGATCATGACACCGCTGCTGGGGAAACCGCTGTCGGAATTCATCTTTGTTGAGTCAACGGACGCCGATGCAGTGGCAAAGGCGGAAGCGGATCTGATGCAGACGGCAATTACGCAGCCGGCCGTGCTGGCCACCGACCTCGCGCTCACCCGGCTGCTCGCGGCTTACGGCATTCGGCCCGACATGACGATGGGACACAGCTTGGGCGAATACGGCGCACTGGTTGCGGCCGGCGCGCTTCCGCTGGCCGGCGCTTTGGAGGCGGTCAGCGCGCGCGGGCGCGAGATGACGCGCGTGGCGTTCGGCGACAACGGCAAAATGGCCGCCGTGTTTGCGCCTATTTCCGAGATCGAACGCATCCTGAAATCGGTGGATGGCTACGTGGTGATCGCGAATATTAACAGCGACCGCCAGGGAGTGATCGGCGGCGCGAGCAAGGCGGTCGAGCAGGCGATGGAACTGCTTCTCAAGGCCGGCTACGAAGTGACTCCGCTCACCGTCAGCCATGCGTTCCACACTTCGATCGTGGCTCCGGCGAGCGAGCCGCTGCGGCAGGCGCTGGCGCGGCTTGGCCTGCAATCACCGCAGTTGCCCATCGTCGCCAATGTCAACGGCGAGTTTTATCCGACCGGTCCGGATGTCGTGCCGCAAATGCTCGACATTCTCGCCCGCCAGGTCGCTGCCCCGGTGCAATTCGTGAAAGGCTTGCGCACGCTGTACGACGCCGGCGCGCGCGTGTTCGTGGAAACCGGGCCGAAGAAGGCGTTGCAGGGGTTCGCCGAAGATGTGCTCGGCGGGCGCGGTGACGTGGTTTCCCTGTTCACCAATCATCCGAAAGTCGGCGACGTGGCGTCATTCAACCAGGCGCTTTGCGGACTTTATGCGGCCGGCTTAGGACACGGTCGCGCCGAGCAGGCGGCGGCGACCCCGCAGCGTGCGATCGCGCCGGCGGAAAAACGCGCTGAATCGCTGCCTGTGGTCGCGGCTGCGCCGAAAGCTCCCACGGCAACGAGCGCGCCGGCGGCTGATGATCGCTACATCGCCCTCGGGCGCATCTTCGCCGAAGCCGTGGAACGCGGCTTGCAACTTTACCAGGGACAGAAGTCAACCGTGGACGTGCGGCCTATCGCAATTACCGGGGCCGCGCTGGGACTGCCCGGAACCGAACATATCTTCGATGACGCGAACATCGGCCGCATTTTGCGCGGCGAGCAATTCATCGATGCCATCCCGGCGCGCTTCCGCCGCGCCATGCTCGACAAGCACATCACGCGCCTGGTGAAGAACGAGAACGGAGGTCCAACGTTCGACACCATCACCGACCTGGCGGACGTGATCAAGTTAGCGGGGCGCGGAGGGGTGTTCGACCTGGAAAGCGAGTTTGGTGTTTCCGCGGAGCGGATCGCCGCTCTCGACCGCGTGACCCGGCTGGCGATCGGGGCCGGTATTGATGCCCTGCGCGATGCCGGCATTCCCCTGGTGATGCGCTACAAGAAAACCAGCAAGGGAACGCAACTGCCGGACCGGTGGGGGCTGCCCGAGGTGATGCGCGACGACACCGGAGTGATTTTCGCCTCCGCATTTCCCGGCATGGATTCGCTGATCGGAGAGGTCACGCATTGCTGCGCCGACCAAGCTCGCCGCGAGCAGTTGGAGCTGCTGGAACGGTTGCGGACACGGGCGGTGGAGGCGAACGGTCATGCCTCCAGTTTGCGGCAGGAAATTGAGCGGCGCATGGAAGAGCTGCGCGCAGTCATCGAAAAAGAGCCGTATCAATTCGACCGGCGTTTCCTGTTCAGGACATTGTCCATGGGACATTCGCAGTTCGCCGAATTCATCGGCGCGCGTGGTCCCAACACGCAAATCAATGCCGCGTGCGCCAGCACGACGCAGGCCATCTCTCTGGCGGAGGACTGGATCCGCGCCGGACGGTGCCGCCGGGTGATTGTGGTCTCGGCCGACGACGTCACCTCCGACAACATGCTGGAATGGTTTGGGGCCGGGTTCCTGGCAAGCGGAGCCGCGGCGACGGATGAGATCGTGGAAGAGGCGGCCATTCCCTTCGACCGCCGCCGGCACGGCATGTTGATCGGCATGGGCGCCGCGGCGCTGGTGGTGGAGAGCGCGGAGGGCGCGCGCGAGCGGGGCATCCAGCCGATTTGCGAAGTGCTGAGCGCAGTGACGGCAAACAGCGCCTTCCACGGCACCCGGTTGGACGTCCAGCATATCGCGCAGGTCATGGAGAAGCTGGTGGTCCGAGCCGAATCGCAGAGCGCCATTCAGCGTCATCAGATCGCGGCGAAAACGGTCTTCGTCTCGCATGAGACCTACACCCCGGCACGGGGCGGCAGCGCGTCGGCGGAAATCCATGCATTGCGGCGGGTGTTCGGTGACGCCGCGGACCAGATCGTGATCGCCAATACCAAGGGCTTCACTGGGCATGCGATGGGCACGGGGATCGAGGACGTGGTCGCGATCAAGGCGCTGGAAACCGGGTGCGTGCCGCCGGTGGCCAATTTCAGGGAAATTGATCCTGAGTTGGGGCGGTTGAACTTGTCGAAGGGCGGCGCTTATCCGGTGGAGTATGCGTTGCGGCTCGCCGCCGGCTTCGGCTCGCAAATCAGCATGACGCTGACGCGCTGGGTGGCGACAGCGGACGGAGTGCACCGTAGTCCCAATGCCCTGGGCTATGCCTATCGCATTGTCGACCCCAATGCATGGAATGCCTGGCTGACTCGCATCGTGGGACATTCGGCCGCCGACCTGGAAGTGGTTCACCGGACGCTGCGCGTGCGCGATGAGGCGCAAGCTGCACGCGACGCAGAATCCGCGCAGCAATCCAAGCCGGCGCCGGCACCCGTGATGCAATCAGCGCCGCCGATACCTGCAGAGCAACAGCGGCCCGCGACTCCGCGCACTGCGGTTGCCGCGCCGGCGAAACCCGTGGCAGCGGCGGCGACCGCAATCGCTGCAACCAAAGTGGAGGTGGTGAAGGTTGCAGCCGCAGCGCCCTCAGTTTCTGCGCCTGCGAAGGTTGCGGCCGCAGCCCCCCCGCCGTTTGCGCCTCCGCAGCCCGCGGCAGGCGGCGATGCGGTCAAAGAGCGGATCCTCGCCCTGGTAGCGGAGAAAACCGGGTATCCGGTTGACATGCTCGACCTGGACCTGGACTTGGAAGCGGACCTGGGCGTTGACACCGTGAAGCAGGCAGAGGTATTTGCCGCCATCCGCGAAGCGTACGGCATCGTACGCGACGACAAAATCAAGCTGCGGGATTTCCCGACTCTTGCCCATGTGATCCGCTTCGTCTACGAACGGCGTCCGGAGCTTGCACCGACTGCGGCAGCGATAAAGATAAAGGAGGAAGTAAAAGCGCCCATTGCAATCGCTGCCCCCACCACAGCCGTGGCCGACGATGCGGTCAAGGAGCGGATTCTCGCACTCGTAGTGGAGAAGACCGGGTACCCGAAAGACATGCTGGACCTGGACCTCGATCTGGAAGCGGACCTGGGAGTTGATACAGTCAAGCAGGCGGAGATGTTCGCGGCGATCCGCGAGATCTACAACATTCCGCGCGATCAGAATCTCAAGCTACGCGATTTCCCCACGTTGAAACACGTCATGCAGTTTGTGTACGACAAGCGCCCGGACCTTGCGGCCCCACCTGCTCCGACAAGGGCGGCAGACAAGGAACCGGCGGCGATTGCGCTCGCTGCCCCCACGACACCCGCGGCCGACGACGCGGTTAAGGAGCGGATACTCGCACTCGTCGTGGAAAAGACCGGCTACCCGAAAGACATGCTGGACATGGACCTCGATCTGGAAGCGGACCTGGGAGTTGACACGGTAAAGCAGGCGGAGATGTTCGCGGCGATCCGCGAGATCTACAACATTCCGCGCGATCAGAATCTCAAGCTACGGGATTTCCCCACGTTGAAACACGTCATGCAGTTCGTGTACGACAGGCGTCCGGACCTTGCCGCGCCAGCCCCTCCAGTAACGGTGGCAGAGAAGCAACCCGAACCGATCAAGCCCACGGTCGAACCAGCGGCCACGGCCGAAGATCCAATTGCGGACGCGGTACTGCAGATCGTCGCCGAGAAGACCGGATATCCCAAAGACATGCTGGACCTGGACCTCGATCTGGAAGCGGACCTCGGCATTGACACGGTAAAACAGGCGGAAATGTTTGCGGCCATCCGCGAGTTGTACAAAATTCCGCGCGACCCGAATCTCAAACTGCGGGACTTCCCCACGCTGGCACAAGTCATTAAGTTCGCGCACGACCGGCAGCCGGCCGCGGCAGCACCAACCGCAACGCCTCCTGCCGCCCCGGTGGACCAGCATGGGCCGGCGGAGGAAACACCCAAAGCACGCCCGGCGGTCGCCAGTTTCGACGCGGCTAATCTTATCCCGCGCCGCGTGCCGACACCCGTGGTGCGTCCCACACTCGACATCTGCAAGCCGACCGGCGTGGCGCTCAACCACGGCGAGCGCGTGATCGTCATGCCGGACAAAGGCGGCGTGGCGAGCGCGCTGGCACAGTTGCTCCAGGGGATGGGCGTGGAAGTACTCCAGCTCGACCGGGAGCTGTCTGCGGACGCGCTCAGCGAATATCTCAACCGGTGTCTGGCTGCGGGCCCGGTGCACGGAGTCTTTTGGCTTCCTGCCTTGGACGACGAGGGCAACCATCGCGAGATGGATCTCAAATCCTGGCGCGAGGCGGTGCGTATCCGTCTGAAGTCTTTTTACGTCGCCATGCGCAGGCTCTACGACCAGATTGCGGCGCCGGGAACATTCCTGGTTTCCGCCACTCGCCTGGGAGGGCAACACGGCTACGATCCGGCGGGAGCAGCCGCACCGCTGGGTGGCGCCGTGGCGGGCTTCAGCAAAGCTTACAAGCGCGAGCGTATTGACGCTCTGGTGAAGGCAGTCGATTTCGAATCACGCCGCGGCGCGTTCCAGATTGCTGAGACCCTCATTGAAGAAGCGCTGCGCGATCCCGGCGCGGTCGAGATCGGCTACAAGGAAGGACTACGCTGGGCGGTTGGGCTGCGGGAAGAGCCGGCGGCCGACGGCCAGCCTGGCCTGACCCTGGACAAAGACACTGTCTTCCTGATCACCGGCGCCGCGGGCAGCATCGTCTCGGCCATCACCACGGATCTGGCGGCGGCTTCCGGCGGCACGTTTTATCTGCTCGACCTGGTGCCGGAGCCCGATAGCAATGATCCCGACCTCAAACTTTTTGTCAGCGACAAAGACGCGCTGAAACGCGCCCTGTTCGCCCGCATCCAGCAACGCGGGGAGCGGGCTACTCCGGCGCTGGTGGAAAAGGAACTGGCGGCGCTGGAACGGGCGCAGGCGGCGGCGAGCGCGATTGCGGCCGTGCAGGCGGCCGGCGGCACCGCCCGGTACTTCAGCGTGAATCTGACCGATCCGGATGCGGTGGCCAAGGTCGTCGATCAAGTACGTGCGCGCAGCGGCCGGATTGACGTGATGCTGCACGCCGCCGGGATCGAGCGCAGCCACTTGCTTCCGGACAAGACACCAAGTGAGTTCGATCTGGTGTTTGACGTCAAGACCATCGGCTGGTTCAACTTGCTGCGCGCGATCGGCGACATGCCGCTGGGCGCGACCGTGGCGTTCAGTTCGGTGGCGGGACGCTTCGGCAACGCAGGACAAACGGACTACAGCTCGGCCAACGATCTGCTTTGCAAGCTGACATCGAACTTGCGAACCACCCGGCCGCGGACGCGCGGCATCGTGCTTGACTGGAGCGCGTGGGGCGGCATTGGCATGGCGACACGCGGTTCCATCCCCAAGATGATGGAATTGGCCGGTATTGACATGATTCCGCCGGAAGCGGGCATTCCCATGATTCGCCGCGAACTGACGGCGGGAGCAACCCGCGGCGAAATCGTAGTCGGGCAACGACTCGGCATTCTGACTAACGAGTGGGACGTCGCCGGCGGACTGGAAACGACGGCGGCTTCCCGTACGAATCGCCTGCAAGGACCGATGATTGGCAAGGTCACGGGCGCCGGGCTTCACAGCGCGGGGCTGCTCATTGAGGCGACGCTCGACCCCAAGATCCAACCGTTCCTGTACGACCATCAGATCGAAGGCACGCCCGTGCTGCCTGGGGTGATGGGCGTCGAGGCATTCGTCGAAGCGGCCTTGTGGATGCTTCCGGGCTGGCACGCCGAGGCGATCGAGGATGTGAATTTCCTGGCGCCTCATAAGTTTTATCGCAGCGAGCCACGCACCCTGACAACGGAAGCAACGTTCTATGCGCAGGGTGATTCCATCCTCGCCGATTGCCGTTTGATCGGCCGCCGCTCACTGCCCAACCAGAAGGACCCGCAAGTCACGACACATTTCACGGGCCGGGTGCGGCTGACGCGCAAGCCGCCGCAGGCGGTGACGGTGGTTGCGCCTGGCGCGCCGCCGGGAAAGACCATCGAAGCCGCCGATATCTACCGCATTTATTTCCACGGACCGGCCTACCAGGTGATCGGGCGGGCGTGGCGGGATGGGAAACGGATGATCGGACAGTTGGCGAAAGGCCTGCCCTGCAATCACCAGCCGTCCGAATGGCCGGCCGTGAGCGCGCCGCGGCTGCTCGAGCTTTGCTTCCAAACTGCCGGCCTGCTGGAGATGACAGGGGAAGGCCGGTTTGGCCTGCCGCAGCACGTGGACCGGGTCTGCGTTTGCAGCGCACCCGGCTTGGCGGATGCGCAGCTCTATGCCGTGGTTACGCCCTCCGCCGGGGGAAGGTTCGACGCGGAAGTTGTGGACGAGAGAGGGACGCGGTACGTTCAGCTCAGCGGCTACCACACCGTCGCGCTGGCCAACAAGATCGAGGGCGAAGCGCTGAAAGCGTTGCAAGCAGTGGCGTGA
- a CDS encoding 4'-phosphopantetheinyl transferase superfamily protein, with protein sequence MTMDVYWLEQTESDVPPGNEWLSGNEIILLEGLHVAKRRADWRLGRWTAKSAVAAYLKLRVPPACMAEIEISARPSGAPQVRLATGPAPAEISLSHRGGVAMCAVAGPDAAIGCDLEIVETHSTAFIRDYFTDKERVEIARAPASHQRSLVAALWSAKESALKALQEGLRLDTRSVSVRLSGWADEVHRWYSLQVDCEHGEVFHGWWQRAGTVVRTMVARPQPAMPMLLPILSFASRRMEAQADAAPPLRPI encoded by the coding sequence ATGACCATGGACGTTTATTGGCTGGAACAGACGGAGTCGGATGTTCCGCCGGGCAATGAGTGGCTCAGCGGAAACGAAATCATCCTGCTCGAAGGACTTCATGTCGCCAAGCGCCGAGCCGACTGGCGGCTGGGACGCTGGACGGCAAAAAGCGCGGTGGCCGCCTACCTGAAGCTGCGCGTTCCTCCGGCTTGCATGGCGGAAATTGAAATAAGTGCGCGGCCATCCGGAGCGCCGCAGGTGAGGTTGGCGACCGGGCCCGCGCCGGCTGAAATTTCCCTAAGCCACCGCGGCGGCGTCGCCATGTGCGCGGTCGCGGGGCCGGACGCGGCGATCGGATGCGACCTGGAGATCGTGGAAACCCACAGCACGGCGTTCATCCGGGACTACTTTACCGATAAAGAGCGGGTGGAAATTGCGCGGGCGCCTGCGAGCCACCAGCGATCGCTTGTGGCCGCCCTGTGGAGCGCGAAGGAGAGCGCGCTCAAGGCACTGCAAGAGGGACTTCGGCTCGATACCCGGTCGGTGTCGGTCCGCCTGAGTGGGTGGGCCGACGAAGTCCATCGCTGGTATTCGCTGCAGGTTGATTGCGAACACGGTGAAGTGTTCCATGGCTGGTGGCAAAGGGCAGGCACTGTGGTGCGCACCATGGTTGCCAGACCCCAGCCGGCAATGCCGATGCTCCTGCCGATATTGAGCTTCGCAAGCCGGCGAATGGAAGCCCAGGCCGACGCTGCCCCACCACTGCGACCTATTTAG
- a CDS encoding 2OG-Fe(II) oxygenase gives MRSAATKPEFVVLEEFLFPDELSALLQYAISREADFQAGTVVTAENERALMLDHRRSRLLYELGPFFSLVTGRVRHFLDYALERLARKPFPVLEVDAGLSASNDGDFFGPHRDVDAANSTREISYVYYFHREPKAYSGGELRIYEEDSWNHDVIVPGQNFVVFFSAAAIHEVSVVHCPSRDFADSRFALNGWIHCDRSA, from the coding sequence ATGAGGTCTGCGGCAACGAAACCGGAGTTCGTTGTGCTGGAGGAATTCCTTTTTCCTGACGAACTGTCGGCACTGCTGCAATACGCGATTAGCCGGGAAGCGGATTTTCAAGCCGGCACAGTTGTGACCGCCGAGAACGAGCGCGCCCTCATGCTCGATCACCGGCGGTCGCGGCTGTTGTATGAACTGGGTCCGTTTTTCTCACTGGTGACCGGTCGCGTCCGCCATTTCCTGGATTACGCGCTGGAGAGATTGGCGCGCAAGCCCTTCCCTGTCCTGGAGGTTGATGCCGGTCTCAGCGCCAGCAATGACGGAGATTTTTTCGGCCCTCATCGCGACGTGGATGCCGCCAATTCCACCCGGGAGATCTCCTACGTCTACTACTTTCATCGCGAGCCGAAGGCGTACTCCGGCGGAGAACTCCGCATCTACGAAGAGGATAGTTGGAACCACGACGTCATCGTGCCGGGGCAGAATTTCGTCGTTTTCTTCTCTGCCGCAGCCATCCATGAGGTTTCCGTCGTGCATTGCCCGTCGCGTGACTTCGCCGACAGCCGGTTTGCCTTGAACGGATGGATCCACTGTGACCGCAGCGCCTAG